GCCACCTACCCCGGGCGCAAGGCCTACGGGCTGAACGTGGGCATCATGATCAACGGCTACTTCCTGACCTCCTTCGCCCCCGACAGCGGCCTGGGCCCGGGCGGCTTCCTGCTGTACGACGTGTCCGACCCGCGCGCCATCCGGCTCGTCAAGAAGATCTACGAGCCCGAGGGCCGCACCCAGGAGTTCCGAGAGGCGCACGCCTTCGGCGCCGCGAAGATCGGTGGCCGCCAGTACGTGGTGGTGCCCAGCATCAAGGGCGTCGAGTTCTGGGACTTCACCGACATCAACGACATCCAGCAGGTCAAGAAACTGGCGCTGCCCACCGTCAACGGCGGCGACTACGCCAACGTGGCGTGGCAGCTGTGGTGGCAGGCGCCCTACCTGTACGTGGCCTCGGCCAACGACGGCGTCTACATCGTGGACGCGAGCGACCCGGCCAACGCCGTGATCGCCAACCGCGGCGCCGGCAGGCCCAACCCGGTGCCCACCGGTGAGCTCGGGGGCTTTCGCGTCGGGCCCATCTTCACCATGGGCAACCAGATGGTGCTGACCTCGATGGACAACAGCGACGGATTCGCCAGCCTGGACATCTCCGACCCGCTCAACCCCAAGGTGCTGGACACCGTGGGTTCCAACACCTTCTATTACGCCACCTGCTACGACGGCAAGAGCCTGCACGCCTCGGCCCGCGGCGGCGGCGCCAAGATGTACAGCTACAACCTGAGCGACCGCACCCAGTTCGTCGCCGAGGACAACCGGCTGGTCATCGACGAGCAGCTGTACTGCGGCACGCAGGACCAGTACGTGTTCCAGGGCGCGCAGACCAAGGTGCACAAGGTGGACGTGAGCAACCCGCTCAACCATGTCGAAGTGGGCCAGGGCAGCCTGTTCGCGGCCGACGACCCCGAACTCTCGCACTCCGACCACGGCCAGGTCGCACCCTTCGGCAACCTGGTGTTCATCGGCAACGACCACGGCTCGGGCAGTGGCTTCATCGTGCACCAGACGGCGCGCGACACCACGCCACCAGCGGTCAAGCAGACCTCGCCGGCCAACGGCGCCAAACAGCAGGCCCTGAGCTCGCGCATCGGTATAGGCCTCTCGGACAGCATCCTGCCCGAGAGCGTCAACGCCAGCACCTTCGTCGTGCGACCGGTGAACGGCAACACGCTGGCCGGCACCTACAGCGTGCAACTGGGCATCATCAACTTCCACCCCGCTCAGCCCCTGGAGGCCGGCACCAGCTACGAGATCCTGCTGACGGCCGGCGGCGTGAAGGACTATGCGGGCAACGGCATTGCCACCGAGTACCGCGCCGTCTTCACCACCGGCACCGCCAGCGACATCGGCCTGATGAACCACTGGCCCCTGGCGAGCGGGCTGTCCGATGAGATCGGTGCCAACAACGGCACGGCCTCGGCGGCCGACCAGTTCGACAGCATCAGCCTGAACTTCGCGCAGCGCAGCGGCGGCGTGACGCTCAAGAACGACAGCGTGGCCAGCACGCTGGGCGGCACCGCCTCGCTCGCCTTCTACATGAAGACCACACAGGCCGGCTCGGCCAACGCCTGGACGGCCCCCGGCCTCTTCGGGCGCGACCAGGTGGGCGGTGCGGACGATGTGTTCTGGGGCTGGATCGACAACACCGGCCGCCTCAACCTGTCGGTGGGCAACGCGGCGACCAACAACCCCGGCACCCGCTCCACCGCCCCGGTGAACGACGGCAACTGGCACCATGTGGTGATGACGCGCGACGCCGCCACGGGCGCGCAGACGCTGACCGTCGACGGCGTCAAGACCAGCTCCACCGGCCTCACGGGCACCAAGGGCCTGTTCAACCGGTTCACCCTGCTCGGGCAGATGCAGGGCAACGCGGACTTCTTCCGTGGCAGCCTGGCCGACGTGCGGGTCTACGGCCGCGTGCTGAGCGACGCGGAGGTCACGCAGCTCCGGGAACAGCCCCTCATCGGAGACGTGGGTCTGAGCGACGGCCCGCAGATGGTCAACGGGCAACTGACGTTCAACCCGGCCCAGCTGGGCGGCAGCAGCGGCGCCACCTACCGCTGGAACTTCGGCAACGGCACACAGACGGCGTTTTCGACCCAGCTGGGCACCACCTACAGCTACAACCGCCCCGGCCACTACACCGTGACCCTCACGGTGCGCGATGCCTCGGGCCGGGAAACCTACTACACCTACAACGTGACCGTGACCTTCCCGGTGACCGCCACGCCGCCCACGCATTCGAGCAACATCGTGGGCGATGCCAACACCGTCTACGCGGTGAACCCCGACAGCGGCACCGTAGCCGCCATCGACGCCCAGGCGCTGACCAAGCGCTGGGAGGTGCGTGTGGGCGACGAGCCCAAGACCCTCGCGCGCGGCCCCGACGGCCGCATCTGGGTCACGGTGCAGGGTGAGGACAAGCTCGTGGCCCTGAACCCGGCCGATGGCAGCATCTCCGCCACGGTGGCGCTGGCCTACGGCAGCGGCCCCTACGGCGTGGCCTTCACGCCCAACGGTGCCAAGGGCCTGCTGACGCTGGAGAGCAAGTCCACGCTGATCACCTTCGATCCCGCCAGCGGCACCACCACGGGCACACTGGCCCTGGAGGGCGACCTGCGCGGCATCGCGGTGGCGGCCGACTCGCAGACGGCCTACATCACGCGCTTCAAGTCCAAGATGACGGGTGGGCAGCTGCACAAGGTGAGCCTCAACAGCATGGCCCTGGTGTCCACCATCGCTCTGCCGGTGGACACCACCACGGTGGACACAGAGAACAGCGCGCGCGGCGTGGCCAACTACCTGAGCCAGGTGGTGATCTCCCCCGATGGTGGCCGCGCGGTGCTGCCGGGCAAGAAGGACAACATCGTGCGCGGGCGCTTCCGCGATGGCAGCGACCTGGAGCATGACCAGACGGTGCGCTCCAT
This Hydrogenophaga taeniospiralis DNA region includes the following protein-coding sequences:
- a CDS encoding Ig-like domain-containing protein; this encodes MKVRYYLMALLLPFVTLLTHAAITGISPMTTLSTMADAVTQAAEDPLPLQGPGLGNLTYSSTELFKPVSMITRESGDVPATYPGRKAYGLNVGIMINGYFLTSFAPDSGLGPGGFLLYDVSDPRAIRLVKKIYEPEGRTQEFREAHAFGAAKIGGRQYVVVPSIKGVEFWDFTDINDIQQVKKLALPTVNGGDYANVAWQLWWQAPYLYVASANDGVYIVDASDPANAVIANRGAGRPNPVPTGELGGFRVGPIFTMGNQMVLTSMDNSDGFASLDISDPLNPKVLDTVGSNTFYYATCYDGKSLHASARGGGAKMYSYNLSDRTQFVAEDNRLVIDEQLYCGTQDQYVFQGAQTKVHKVDVSNPLNHVEVGQGSLFAADDPELSHSDHGQVAPFGNLVFIGNDHGSGSGFIVHQTARDTTPPAVKQTSPANGAKQQALSSRIGIGLSDSILPESVNASTFVVRPVNGNTLAGTYSVQLGIINFHPAQPLEAGTSYEILLTAGGVKDYAGNGIATEYRAVFTTGTASDIGLMNHWPLASGLSDEIGANNGTASAADQFDSISLNFAQRSGGVTLKNDSVASTLGGTASLAFYMKTTQAGSANAWTAPGLFGRDQVGGADDVFWGWIDNTGRLNLSVGNAATNNPGTRSTAPVNDGNWHHVVMTRDAATGAQTLTVDGVKTSSTGLTGTKGLFNRFTLLGQMQGNADFFRGSLADVRVYGRVLSDAEVTQLREQPLIGDVGLSDGPQMVNGQLTFNPAQLGGSSGATYRWNFGNGTQTAFSTQLGTTYSYNRPGHYTVTLTVRDASGRETYYTYNVTVTFPVTATPPTHSSNIVGDANTVYAVNPDSGTVAAIDAQALTKRWEVRVGDEPKTLARGPDGRIWVTVQGEDKLVALNPADGSISATVALAYGSGPYGVAFTPNGAKGLLTLESKSTLITFDPASGTTTGTLALEGDLRGIAVAADSQTAYITRFKSKMTGGQLHKVSLNSMALVSTIALPVDTTTVDTENSARGVANYLSQVVISPDGGRAVLPGKKDNIVRGRFRDGSDLEHDQTVRSILSQVELAQGTHLLDEQIDFDDRAPARAALFSPAGDYLFVAQMEGNNIAIVDAYSHAVRGEINASSAPHGLYLDASRKRLFVNNFLARSVTAHDVADVLASRSAAAVFLQHISTVAQEPMAAAALRGKLVFYNAADRRMSKDNYMSCASCHADGGDDGMVWDFTQRGEGLRRTISLQGRAGLGHGKLHWSANFDEVQDFENDMRNAFGGTGFLSDADFAATADPLGAPKAGRSAQLDDMAAYLSSLTKYIRSPARAADGTLTVEAARGQTLFASANCASCHTGGTLRDGLRHDVGTIQPSSGLGMNQPLAGVGFDTPTLIGSWAAKSYMHNGQKASVLDVIAGGHGNASGLPAADQQAIAAYVRSQDTASEVSTRLRSNHSSLCVNIRGVSQASGTVAIQWPCGTASNETFAVRNVADGYVQLVAQHSNLCLAQDSAVTSGAGVVQLACNTGNTAQWSLVGSTIRNRASGACLDVPNNSTAQDIPLITWTCHSGNNQNWTQVR